The following is a genomic window from Streptomyces chrestomyceticus JCM 4735.
GCGCGCCTGGCTGAGCATCCGGGGCCACCACGGCGCGGTGGCCCGGATGCGGGAGACGGAGGCGGAGCGCGCGGCGTGCGGTACGGAACGGGAGGAAGGGGCGCCCGAGCCTGTCGAGGAGGCGCGGGTGGCGCTGCACACCGCGCTCACCGAACTGCCCCTGCCGGAACGCGAGGCCCTGCACCTGGCATGCTTCGCCGGGCGTACGTACCGGCAGGTCGCGGTGGAACTGGGCATCGCGGAGACGGCGGCCACCGCCCGGCTGCGGAACGCCCTGAGCAGTCTGGCCGACCGGCTCGCCGGGCCGTCGGCCGGTCCCGGCAGCCCGGCCGACGAGGCACGGGACGAGTGCTGACCCGGGCTCCGAATGCCGGGCGGCGGCCGCGGGCAGCAAGGGAAGCGACAGGCGGGCGCGCGGCCCGGCCGGGCGGCGGAACAGCGGAAAGGGGCGTGTGATGGGCGCGGGAGGCAGGAGCGGCCGGGGTGGCCGGGGCGGCGCGGGTGGTTCGGGCGGTCCGGGAGGTACCGGCGGGCCGGGGGACGCGGGCGGGACGGGCGGTACGGGTGGGAGGAGCGGCGGGCCGGGGGAGCCGGACGACCCCGCCGGCCTCGGTGAGCCCGGCGGAGCGGACGGCCCGTCCGCGGTGCACGAGGAGATCAGCGCGCTGCTCGCGGCCTGGGCGCTCGGCGCCGACATGCCGGGCGACGACGCGCGGGTCCGCGGCCACCTGCACGACTGCGCCCCCTGCGCGGCCGAAGCGCGGCGGCTGCGGGAGACCGCACGGCTGCTGGACGAACCGGCACCCGGCGGGACGGGCCGCGGCGCCGGGCGCAAGGCGAACGCGGGCCTGGCGCGCGGACGGCTGATGGCCGCGGCCCGCGCCGCGCGGCCCGGCCAGGTCCCGCCGGCCGTGCACGCCGCTCCGTACGCGGGCGCGGTGGCCTGCCTGGACGCGCTGCTGCGGGAACTGGACCAGGCACCGGAACGCTGGGGCACCCCGGTCGTGCACGACTGGGACGTCCAGGGCACCGTCGCCCACCTGGTCGCGGCCGACGAGGTGCTGGCCGAACGGCTCGGCCTGGCGCCGGTGACGGAGGCGGGCACGGGCCTGGGGCCGGTGCCGGGGGCGCGGCCACCCGAGGGATACGGGCCGGAGGCCGGTACGGACCCCGACGCGCTGTCCGCCGGACGGGCGGCCGGTGCGCGCGCCCCCTGGGAGGTGCGCTGGGCGGCCCGTACGCACGAGGTGGTGACGTACGAACACACCCGGCCGCCCGCCGAGACCCGGGAGGCGTGGCGGACCCAGGCACACGGGCTGCTCGCGCTGCCCGAGGCGGGCGACGAGCAGCTCGCCGCCATGGCCACGACGCTGATGGGGCTGCGGCTGCCGGTCGCCGACCACTACGTGATCCGCGCCTTCGAGACCTGGGTGCACACCCGGGACATCGGGCGGGCGCTGGGCCGTACCGTGCCGCCGCCGCTGCCGGAGCACCTCCAGCGCTTCCTGGGGCTGGCGGTACGCGTCCTGGACCTGGCGCTGGGACCGGACGCGCAGCCGGTGCTGCTGTCGGTGGAGGGTGAGGCGGGCGGCGACTGGGTGCTCGGCTCGGACGCCGAGCCGATCGCCGCCGAACTGGTCCTGGAGGCCACCGACTTCCTCCTGCTCATCGGCGGCCGGCAGGACGTGGACGAGATCGCGCGCGGCCAGGCGGGCGACGCGGCCGCCTCGCAGCGGCTGCTGGAGACGGCCACGTCGCTGGCCTGGCTCTGAAGCGCGGGCAGGGCCCCGGTCACCCGACCGGGGCCCTGCCCGCACGCTGTGCCGTGGTGCCCCGCCGGCACCGTACGGCGCGGGAGTTACTTCACCGGGGTGAAGTCACGTGCGCCGATGTACTCCGGGCGCCGGACCGGCGCCGCGAAGGGCTCCACCGCGGTGTTCTCCACGCTGTTGAACACGATGAAGACGTTGCTGCGCGGGTACGGCGTGATGTTGTCGCCGGAACCGTGCATGCAGTTGCAGTCGAACCAGGTGGCCGAACCGGCCTTGCCGGTGAACAGCTTGATGCCGTGCGCGTCGGCCAGCTTGGTCAGCGCCTCGTCCGAGGGCGTGCCCGCGTCCTGCATCTGCAGCGACTTCTTGTAGTTGTCCCGCGGCGTCGCACCGGCGCACCCGAGGAAGTGCCGGTGCGAACCCGGCATGATCATCAGGCCGCCGTTGGTGTCGTAGTTCTCCGTCAGCGCGATCGAGACCGACACGGTCCGCATGTTCGGCAGGCCGTCCTCGGCGTGCCAGGTCTCGAAGTCGGAGTGCCAGTAGAACCCGGAGGCGCCGAAGCCCGGCTTGACGTTGATCCTCGACTGATGGACGTACACGTCCGAGCCCAGGATCTGCCGGGCGCGTCCCACCACGCGCGGGTCGGAGACCAGCTTGGCGAACACCTCGCTGATCTTGTGCACCTCGAAGACGGACCGGATCTCCTGGGACTTCGGCTCGACGATGGAGCGGTCGTCCGCCCGCATCGCCGGGTCGTTGACCAGCCGGTCCAGTTCGGCGCGGTACACCGCGACCTCTTCCGCCGTCAGCAGTTCCCCGATGGCAAAGAAACCGTCGCGTTCGAAGTCGCTCAGCTCGGCCGGCTGGAAAGGCCCCTCCGTGCCGGGCTGCGACCACACCACCGGGTCCTGCCGCGGGGTCATCACC
Proteins encoded in this region:
- a CDS encoding RNA polymerase sigma factor yields the protein MDGTTRYPPRDRELHRRLVYGDETALGEAYDAYSALVRTVARRVTGSTAVAGEVTQRVFIDLWTCPYAFEPGQGSLRAWLSIRGHHGAVARMRETEAERAACGTEREEGAPEPVEEARVALHTALTELPLPEREALHLACFAGRTYRQVAVELGIAETAATARLRNALSSLADRLAGPSAGPGSPADEARDEC
- a CDS encoding maleylpyruvate isomerase family mycothiol-dependent enzyme; translation: MGAGGRSGRGGRGGAGGSGGPGGTGGPGDAGGTGGTGGRSGGPGEPDDPAGLGEPGGADGPSAVHEEISALLAAWALGADMPGDDARVRGHLHDCAPCAAEARRLRETARLLDEPAPGGTGRGAGRKANAGLARGRLMAAARAARPGQVPPAVHAAPYAGAVACLDALLRELDQAPERWGTPVVHDWDVQGTVAHLVAADEVLAERLGLAPVTEAGTGLGPVPGARPPEGYGPEAGTDPDALSAGRAAGARAPWEVRWAARTHEVVTYEHTRPPAETREAWRTQAHGLLALPEAGDEQLAAMATTLMGLRLPVADHYVIRAFETWVHTRDIGRALGRTVPPPLPEHLQRFLGLAVRVLDLALGPDAQPVLLSVEGEAGGDWVLGSDAEPIAAELVLEATDFLLLIGGRQDVDEIARGQAGDAAASQRLLETATSLAWL
- the thpD gene encoding ectoine hydroxylase, with translation MTTAPERTADLYPTRGTTEVMTPRQDPVVWSQPGTEGPFQPAELSDFERDGFFAIGELLTAEEVAVYRAELDRLVNDPAMRADDRSIVEPKSQEIRSVFEVHKISEVFAKLVSDPRVVGRARQILGSDVYVHQSRINVKPGFGASGFYWHSDFETWHAEDGLPNMRTVSVSIALTENYDTNGGLMIMPGSHRHFLGCAGATPRDNYKKSLQMQDAGTPSDEALTKLADAHGIKLFTGKAGSATWFDCNCMHGSGDNITPYPRSNVFIVFNSVENTAVEPFAAPVRRPEYIGARDFTPVK